One Fontisphaera persica DNA window includes the following coding sequences:
- a CDS encoding FAD-dependent oxidoreductase — MQAVEHEIFHYHSLDELRARIAALGLAHILELSEDLSPLFMPLRVGALTLPNRFVVLPMEGCDGTPEGAPDELTFRRYRRFAGGGAGLLWFEATAVVREGRANPRQLWLHAGTVDAFARLVDMTRRTAAETMGPQHRPMLVLQLTHSGRYSRPGRKPQPIIAHHSKYLDPAHQLPADYPLISDDELDRLQEAYVEAARLARQAGFDAVDIKACHRYLVSELLASFTRENSRYGGESLENRSRFLREVVCKIRAAVPGLLVTSRMNAFDAMAHPYGFGMNRENPQQPDLAEPKALAQFFHEQQAPVLNITVGNPYHNPHVNRPFDLPVMGAPLSPESPLRGVARFVQIVAEMQRHLPELPMIGGGYSWLRQFFPHLAAANVRKGWVALAGMGRLAFAYPNAVRELADHGRLNPEKVCVACSACTQIMRDGGRTGCVPRDAEIYEPIYKAGRMEALDTILQMAETCRQCSAPTCLSGCPARVNIPRFVGLIARRQFREAYEVLREANILAAVCGYVCPAEVLCESRCINQHYTETVPIQHLQRWVSRKALEEGWAAEARPLPAATGFKVLVVGGGPAGIAAAVRLAGLGHRVTLLDKEPAPGGALQTVLPPERLPSETIRQEIEAVLTSCAGAIERQQGRLDAEHPLDFWLGQGYHGIILAPGLGQSAPGLKGPRPKSGVEGALEFLARLKQGGRVSGTVLVLGGGNTAMDAAVSALKAGADDVLVIYRRSLQEMPAWPQEREHAIHCGVAILSLTLPLEYISDDQGRVCGVKVVRTRLGPQDASGRRTPLPIPGTEHILPGNWVVEAFGQKLDSGLRQALAELRFTEQGLIWTQPGSLQTSRPGVFAAGDAVNGGTTVVQAVAEGMKAAMELDAWLHRKDQAQPGSTAG, encoded by the coding sequence ATGCAAGCCGTTGAACACGAGATTTTTCATTATCATTCACTGGACGAACTGCGGGCGCGCATTGCGGCGCTGGGGCTGGCGCACATCTTGGAATTGAGCGAGGATTTGTCCCCGTTGTTCATGCCTTTGCGAGTGGGCGCCCTCACTTTACCCAACCGGTTTGTGGTGCTTCCCATGGAGGGTTGCGACGGCACCCCGGAAGGGGCGCCCGATGAACTGACCTTCCGCCGTTACCGCCGTTTTGCCGGTGGCGGGGCAGGGCTGTTGTGGTTTGAGGCCACGGCGGTGGTGCGGGAAGGGCGGGCCAATCCGCGCCAGCTCTGGTTGCATGCGGGCACGGTGGATGCCTTTGCGCGGCTGGTGGACATGACACGACGGACGGCCGCGGAAACGATGGGGCCGCAGCATCGTCCCATGCTGGTTTTGCAGCTTACGCATTCGGGGCGATACAGCCGGCCGGGACGCAAGCCGCAGCCCATCATTGCGCACCATTCCAAGTATCTGGACCCGGCACACCAACTGCCAGCAGATTATCCCTTGATATCGGATGACGAGTTGGACCGCTTGCAGGAGGCCTACGTGGAGGCTGCCCGGCTGGCCCGCCAGGCCGGTTTTGATGCGGTGGACATCAAGGCTTGTCACCGGTACTTGGTCTCTGAGCTGTTGGCCTCGTTCACGCGTGAAAACAGCCGGTATGGGGGAGAGTCTTTGGAAAACCGGAGCCGGTTTTTACGGGAGGTGGTATGCAAAATCCGTGCCGCTGTGCCGGGGCTGCTGGTGACTTCGCGGATGAACGCTTTTGATGCCATGGCCCATCCTTATGGTTTTGGCATGAATCGGGAGAATCCCCAGCAACCTGACCTGGCGGAGCCGAAAGCATTGGCGCAGTTTTTCCATGAGCAACAAGCCCCCGTGCTGAACATCACGGTGGGCAACCCTTATCACAACCCGCATGTCAACCGCCCCTTTGATTTGCCAGTCATGGGGGCGCCCCTGTCGCCGGAGTCGCCGCTGCGCGGGGTGGCGCGTTTTGTCCAGATTGTGGCGGAGATGCAACGGCACCTGCCTGAATTGCCCATGATTGGCGGGGGGTATTCGTGGTTGCGCCAGTTTTTTCCGCATCTGGCGGCGGCCAACGTCCGCAAGGGCTGGGTGGCGCTGGCCGGGATGGGGCGCCTGGCATTTGCCTATCCCAATGCCGTCCGGGAGCTGGCCGACCACGGCCGGTTGAACCCGGAGAAAGTTTGCGTGGCCTGTTCAGCCTGCACTCAAATCATGCGGGATGGGGGCCGCACGGGGTGTGTGCCGCGGGATGCGGAAATCTACGAGCCAATCTATAAGGCAGGGCGCATGGAGGCGCTGGACACGATTTTGCAAATGGCGGAGACCTGCCGCCAATGCAGTGCCCCCACCTGCCTTTCCGGCTGCCCGGCCAGAGTCAACATTCCGCGGTTTGTCGGACTGATTGCCCGGCGGCAGTTCCGCGAGGCGTATGAGGTGTTGCGCGAAGCTAATATCCTGGCGGCGGTTTGTGGTTATGTGTGTCCGGCGGAAGTTTTGTGTGAAAGCCGGTGCATCAACCAGCATTACACCGAAACCGTACCCATCCAACATTTGCAACGTTGGGTTAGCCGCAAGGCGCTCGAGGAGGGATGGGCGGCAGAGGCTCGTCCTTTGCCCGCCGCCACCGGTTTCAAAGTCTTGGTGGTGGGCGGGGGGCCGGCGGGGATTGCGGCGGCCGTGCGTCTGGCAGGTTTGGGGCATCGGGTCACTCTCCTAGATAAGGAACCTGCGCCCGGCGGCGCCTTGCAGACCGTGCTGCCCCCCGAGCGTTTGCCCAGTGAAACCATTCGCCAGGAAATTGAGGCGGTACTGACCTCGTGCGCAGGGGCCATTGAGCGCCAGCAGGGACGCCTGGATGCGGAGCATCCTCTGGATTTTTGGCTGGGCCAGGGTTACCACGGCATCATTTTGGCGCCGGGACTGGGACAATCCGCCCCCGGGTTAAAAGGGCCTCGTCCCAAGTCGGGGGTAGAAGGGGCCTTGGAGTTCTTAGCGCGCCTTAAACAAGGGGGACGCGTGAGCGGCACGGTGCTGGTCTTGGGGGGCGGCAACACGGCCATGGACGCCGCAGTGTCAGCGCTGAAAGCCGGAGCGGATGACGTGCTGGTCATTTATCGGCGGTCGCTGCAGGAGATGCCCGCGTGGCCGCAGGAGCGTGAACACGCCATTCATTGTGGAGTGGCGATACTCTCCCTGACTCTGCCGCTGGAATATATATCTGATGACCAAGGGCGGGTTTGTGGGGTCAAAGTCGTCCGCACGCGCCTGGGGCCCCAAGATGCTTCAGGGCGTCGCACGCCCCTGCCCATTCCGGGCACTGAGCACATCCTGCCGGGCAATTGGGTGGTGGAGGCTTTTGGACAGAAATTGGACAGTGGTTTGCGTCAAGCCCTGGCAGAACTGCGATTTACCGAGCAAGGGCTTATCTGGACCCAACCTGGCAGCTTGCAAACCTCGCGGCCGGGGGTGTTCGCAGCAGGAGATGCCGTGAATGGCGGCACCACCGTGGTGCAGGCGGTGGCAGAGGGGATGAAAGCCGCAATGGAATTAGATGCCTGGTTGCACCGCAAAGACCAGGCCCAGCCCGGCTCCACCGCCGGCTGA
- the aroF gene encoding 3-deoxy-7-phosphoheptulonate synthase: MIIVLKPNITRRQENAVLKEIQKLGYEPHVMRGVARTVIGAIGDERTHASLETLTAWPQVESVMPVQKRYKLVSREAHPSSSTVKVSSNVILGARKFHVMAGPCSVESEKQLMATAKVVKQAGATVLRGGAFKPRTSPYEFQGLGEKGLKLLAKARQETGLPIVTELLSEQHVDLVAEYADILQIGTRNAQNFQLLIAAARTGKPVLLKRGLSMRIEEWLLAGEYILANENPNLIFCERGIRTFETYTRNTLDLSTIPIIKNESHCPIVIDPSQGCGRADLVMSLCKGAVAMGADGLLLEVHPNPAEAWSDGAQQLTFDHFTRLMREIKPFLAAAGRD; this comes from the coding sequence ATGATTATTGTTCTTAAGCCCAACATCACCCGGCGACAGGAAAACGCAGTCCTCAAAGAAATCCAGAAGCTCGGGTACGAACCCCATGTCATGCGCGGGGTGGCGCGGACGGTCATCGGGGCCATCGGCGACGAGCGCACCCATGCCTCGCTGGAAACGCTCACCGCCTGGCCGCAGGTCGAGAGCGTCATGCCCGTGCAAAAGCGATATAAACTCGTCAGCCGGGAGGCGCACCCATCCAGTTCCACCGTCAAGGTCAGTTCCAATGTCATCCTTGGGGCGCGCAAGTTTCACGTGATGGCGGGGCCTTGTTCCGTGGAAAGTGAAAAGCAATTGATGGCCACCGCCAAGGTGGTCAAGCAAGCCGGCGCAACCGTGCTGCGGGGAGGGGCCTTCAAGCCCCGCACCAGTCCTTACGAATTCCAAGGCCTTGGGGAAAAAGGACTTAAGCTGCTGGCCAAGGCCAGGCAGGAAACCGGCCTCCCCATTGTCACCGAGCTGCTCAGCGAGCAGCATGTGGATTTGGTGGCGGAATACGCCGATATTTTACAAATCGGCACACGGAATGCCCAAAACTTCCAACTGCTCATTGCTGCTGCCCGCACCGGCAAACCGGTGCTGCTCAAACGCGGCTTGTCCATGCGCATCGAGGAGTGGCTGCTGGCGGGCGAGTACATTCTGGCCAACGAAAATCCCAACCTAATCTTCTGTGAGCGCGGCATTCGCACTTTTGAAACCTACACCCGCAACACGCTGGACCTCTCCACCATTCCCATCATTAAAAACGAGTCGCATTGCCCCATTGTCATTGATCCCAGCCAGGGGTGCGGACGAGCGGATTTGGTGATGAGCTTGTGTAAAGGGGCCGTGGCCATGGGAGCTGATGGTTTGCTGCTCGAAGTGCACCCCAATCCCGCAGAGGCTTGGAGTGACGGGGCGCAGCAGTTGACGTTTGACCACTTCACCCGGCTGATGCGTGAAATCAAGCCCTTCCTTGCCGCCGCAGGCCGCGACTAA